In Methanomassiliicoccales archaeon, a genomic segment contains:
- a CDS encoding tryptophan--tRNA ligase, translating to MEGDFTVTPWEVTGQIDYDLLIQKFGTKRIDEQMLVRLAGYAPLHLMLRRGIMYSQRDLDWILDKYDQGEKFVLYTGRGPSGHTHLGHLMPWIFTKWLQDTFDAELYFQMTDDEKYLFNENLSLEDTLRMSYENALDVIALGFDASKTKILVDTELIKTLYPLALKVAKKVTFSTTKAVFGFDNSTNIGSIFYTSMQSAPALLPSDLKGRNVPVLIPCGIDQDAHFRVTRDVAEALGYYKPALVHGKMFPGLTGSDKMSSSQPETTIFTTDPPKVVKKKIANAFTGGAVSAEEQRKTGGKPEVCSVYKYQYFIFEEDDRQVEALAERCRKGEILCGECKKLLSERLVHFLEEHQRRREEAKGKLDDFLMKA from the coding sequence ATGGAAGGAGACTTCACCGTCACCCCGTGGGAGGTCACGGGCCAGATCGACTACGACCTCCTGATTCAGAAGTTCGGGACCAAGCGGATAGACGAGCAGATGCTAGTGCGCTTGGCTGGCTACGCTCCGTTGCACCTGATGCTCCGCCGCGGCATTATGTACTCCCAGAGGGACCTCGATTGGATACTGGATAAGTACGACCAGGGAGAGAAGTTCGTCCTATACACCGGCAGGGGACCGTCGGGGCACACCCACCTTGGCCACCTGATGCCTTGGATATTCACCAAGTGGCTGCAGGACACCTTTGACGCCGAGCTCTACTTCCAGATGACGGACGACGAGAAGTACCTTTTCAATGAGAACTTGAGCCTCGAGGACACGTTGCGCATGTCCTACGAGAACGCATTGGACGTCATCGCCTTGGGATTCGATGCCAGCAAGACGAAGATCCTGGTCGACACCGAGCTCATCAAGACCCTCTATCCGTTGGCGCTTAAGGTGGCGAAGAAGGTTACCTTTTCCACGACCAAAGCGGTCTTCGGCTTCGACAACTCCACCAACATCGGCAGCATCTTCTACACCAGCATGCAGTCCGCACCGGCATTGTTGCCTTCGGACCTGAAAGGCAGGAACGTGCCGGTGCTCATTCCCTGCGGCATAGATCAGGATGCCCATTTCCGCGTCACTAGGGATGTGGCGGAAGCCCTCGGCTACTACAAGCCCGCCCTCGTCCACGGCAAGATGTTCCCCGGGCTCACGGGCAGCGACAAGATGTCGTCCTCTCAGCCAGAGACCACCATCTTCACCACCGACCCGCCGAAGGTGGTCAAGAAGAAAATCGCCAACGCATTCACGGGCGGAGCGGTGTCGGCGGAAGAGCAGCGCAAGACCGGAGGAAAGCCCGAGGTGTGCTCCGTCTACAAGTACCAGTACTTCATCTTTGAGGAGGACGACCGACAGGTGGAAGCCTTGGCGGAAAGATGTCGCAAAGGCGAGATCCTGTGCGGGGAATGCAAGAAGCTCTTGAGCGAGCGCTTGGTGCACTTCCTGGAAGAGCATCAAAGGCGCCGGGAAGAGGCCAAGGGGAAGCTGGACGATTTCCTGATGAAAGCATGA
- the tsaA gene encoding tRNA (N6-threonylcarbamoyladenosine(37)-N6)-methyltransferase TrmO produces the protein MTELLLIGYVRNSAETPADLSDIVSRIEVLPEFVQGLEGIEDGEEIIVFFLFHRSLGYDLMVHPKGDERNPLIGVFASRSPRRPNSIGMTQVNVVRREGSSLFVEGLDALNGSPVIDIKPAVRRDQRDINCK, from the coding sequence ATGACCGAGCTCCTGCTTATCGGATACGTGCGCAACTCCGCCGAAACGCCGGCGGACCTCTCCGATATCGTCTCCAGGATCGAGGTCCTGCCGGAGTTCGTCCAGGGCCTAGAGGGTATCGAGGACGGTGAAGAGATCATCGTATTCTTCCTTTTCCACCGTTCCCTCGGCTACGACCTGATGGTGCATCCGAAAGGAGATGAAAGAAACCCTCTCATCGGCGTCTTCGCTTCCCGCAGCCCCAGGCGTCCGAACTCCATCGGCATGACCCAAGTCAACGTGGTCCGGCGGGAAGGCAGCTCGCTTTTCGTCGAAGGCCTAGACGCGCTCAACGGCTCGCCGGTCATCGATATCAAGCCAGCGGTACGTCGGGACCAACGAGACATAAATTGCAAATAG
- a CDS encoding right-handed parallel beta-helix repeat-containing protein produces the protein MLVILIAALMIVPSLMVSLDLRAPEVGLDAPVPATSEASYQARSGVILASHSVITINNNAQFAAKASAEGWSGSGTEMWPYIIQGYLIDGQRGGNCIYVGNTTIYFIVRDCELTNARSVASPYREGSGICLYNVTHATVQNNFLWNSDKGVMLDGKANNNTIEDNSAKYNSYGLYGVNCKDNLILHNNFSHNDNYGIRLNTAMRNNLTSNDCSYSSYGIYLSSSPIGNTATDNLCQRCSSYGIYVNGGEKNHLIGNECSWAGSAGIYLSSTQYSDLAYNSMWKGSIYITGYVLSYYLTLTIDASNTVNGKPVRFYKDANAANATVPLNTGQVILVKMSWIGVVGLDLSGTTYPVLVYYCQDVQLTDNDLSGASYGIYAFYSERLIVQNNRMTSCSTGVMAESCPGLIIQGNNASSSSTGLYIYSCSGAKLIGNQLYQSSIGIYIQYSYSCELYSNVLTKGSIAFSEDELTFSTQIIPANNTVNGKEILYLANANYGNATFAPVVGQLILGNVSWVTISGLAMDNSTYGVLMGYCDNVTVRSSMFSAVTYAIYIQYSTTITVDDVSTYDGSFGVYLTGSTNCLISNSYITRAYYCLYLQYSNSNTIFKVNATYSNWGYGEGVYLYESHGNLIKQCSLGRHYDAIYVYYSDYNTVEGCTFYSEYRYAVYWYYSNYLTLNSNQLSGCSFLAEGPFEDFSTTSMAGNTVDGKPIYFLANADLGGSSIPVGDYGQIFLGNVSNARVTGQSISNIKVAMVLGYCNAIQVDANDIHDCYYGIFIKGTSNSQIHDNTFMHNSYSVYAYSSNSNTIQGNQFTGDYSDGIYLSYSQTNQVLGNTFTDCYYGVEIYSCGGNVLSSNAFVKCSLMMKGTKDQMSSTSVETSNTVNGGSLLYVKNADLNNATISTTGIGQLILCNVRNARVTGLSLANNSVAVLMVYSSGITLDHSSFSNNKYSVYTYFSDHCTIANSRSSSSPYGFYLYESDYNLITGCNVTAANNYGIWMQYADGNVVTNCSTDTSYYSIGQQYSLGNTITNNMIAHGSYQLYAYNCRYGSIRDNTCERGYCAMYVYGTCYDLTVTGNRLFNSSWYGIYTSGCNGNFFFGNKLVGNRGAGQVYSSSHVQAYDSADGLNFWDNIAGVGNYWGDWTYPDANHDGIVDYPYVLTGSVKNKDRYPVSDTTPPELTITTPTEGQSVMTSDIDATWSGSDKQSGISHYEAQVDDGSWVNLSEQTHYALSLSGGQHTLGVRAYDRALNVRENHVTFVIVSVPDAPTNTIAVAGASQVVVSWHPGYDGGSAIIEYRILRSLVSGDYSAAVTAAVAPTATTYADSGVTAGTTYYYVVKARNAKGDSLASNEAIVVFGSGTLPPDSPTLSLSASPVGADYVCLSWIAPGNTGSSPITAYKVYRGTQPGGTSSLIATITGAETTYYLDSGLAVGIYYYRVSAVNTIEGPRSNEVVATAGAVTGAPEKVTSISTSGHDNRIDLSWSAPSQGASAITQYRVYRSTVPGNLVLIGLPTGTSYTDGTVTKGQTYYYWIVAVNAQGQGPLSGQTKVTATEPPASDMLLPIMLIIVVIAVVVVFLLLMKRRGKTTPIPPNQRGRARATGRLSGGERDQELERDKGFTQPASPPPPGTPPPPTPEPRPVPTPTVLCPICGRSSFFVQGMEFCPECGANLFK, from the coding sequence ATGCTCGTGATCTTGATCGCGGCTCTGATGATCGTCCCCTCCCTCATGGTCTCCTTGGACCTGAGGGCTCCAGAGGTCGGTCTGGACGCTCCTGTTCCGGCGACCAGTGAGGCCTCCTACCAGGCGAGATCCGGCGTGATACTCGCTTCGCATTCGGTCATCACAATCAACAACAACGCGCAGTTCGCCGCCAAGGCCTCCGCCGAAGGCTGGTCCGGATCTGGAACGGAAATGTGGCCATACATCATCCAAGGCTACCTGATCGACGGACAACGAGGGGGCAACTGCATCTACGTCGGCAACACGACCATCTACTTCATAGTCCGCGATTGCGAGCTAACGAACGCCCGATCCGTGGCGAGCCCCTATAGAGAGGGGTCGGGGATATGTCTTTACAATGTGACCCATGCCACCGTCCAAAATAATTTCCTTTGGAACAGCGACAAAGGGGTGATGCTCGACGGCAAGGCGAACAACAATACCATCGAGGACAACTCAGCTAAGTACAACTCCTATGGCCTCTACGGCGTCAACTGCAAGGATAACCTCATCCTCCACAACAATTTCTCCCATAACGACAACTACGGCATCCGCCTGAACACGGCCATGCGCAACAACCTGACCTCCAACGACTGCAGCTACTCTTCATATGGAATCTACCTGAGCAGCAGCCCGATCGGCAACACCGCCACCGATAACCTTTGCCAGCGGTGCAGCAGCTACGGCATCTATGTGAATGGTGGGGAGAAGAACCACCTGATCGGGAATGAGTGCTCTTGGGCGGGCAGCGCGGGCATCTACCTGTCATCCACTCAATACAGCGACCTCGCCTACAACTCCATGTGGAAGGGCTCCATCTACATCACAGGTTACGTACTCTCCTACTACCTAACCCTGACCATCGATGCCTCCAACACCGTGAACGGAAAGCCGGTCCGGTTCTACAAGGACGCGAACGCGGCCAATGCCACCGTGCCCCTCAACACAGGCCAGGTCATCCTGGTCAAGATGTCTTGGATAGGTGTGGTCGGGCTGGACCTGAGCGGTACGACCTATCCGGTATTGGTCTACTATTGCCAAGATGTTCAACTAACGGACAATGATCTCAGCGGAGCGTCATATGGAATATATGCCTTCTATTCAGAGAGACTGATCGTTCAGAACAATAGGATGACCTCATGCAGCACCGGCGTGATGGCAGAGTCGTGTCCTGGCCTCATTATCCAGGGCAACAATGCTTCCTCATCATCCACCGGTCTATACATCTACAGTTGCAGCGGAGCCAAGCTGATCGGCAACCAGCTCTACCAAAGCTCAATTGGCATCTACATCCAGTACAGCTATAGCTGCGAGCTCTACAGCAATGTGCTCACCAAGGGATCCATCGCTTTTTCGGAGGATGAACTCACATTCTCCACCCAGATCATTCCCGCCAACAACACGGTAAACGGCAAGGAGATACTGTACCTGGCAAACGCCAACTACGGGAATGCTACCTTCGCGCCGGTGGTGGGGCAGCTCATCCTGGGCAACGTGAGCTGGGTCACCATCAGCGGGCTGGCCATGGATAACTCCACCTACGGCGTGCTCATGGGCTACTGCGACAACGTGACGGTCAGATCATCGATGTTCTCGGCCGTCACCTATGCCATCTACATACAATACTCCACCACCATCACCGTCGACGATGTCTCTACTTACGACGGCAGCTTCGGCGTCTATCTTACCGGCAGTACCAATTGCCTGATCAGCAATTCGTACATCACCCGGGCGTACTACTGCCTCTACCTGCAATACTCGAACTCGAATACCATCTTCAAGGTCAACGCCACCTACTCCAATTGGGGCTATGGCGAAGGCGTCTACCTATACGAATCCCACGGAAACCTGATCAAGCAGTGTTCCCTGGGTCGGCACTACGATGCCATCTACGTGTATTACTCTGACTACAACACGGTCGAGGGCTGCACGTTCTATAGTGAATATCGATATGCGGTGTATTGGTACTATAGCAATTACCTCACGCTCAATAGTAATCAGTTGTCTGGGTGTTCGTTCCTCGCTGAAGGGCCGTTTGAGGACTTCAGCACTACTTCCATGGCCGGCAACACGGTGGACGGCAAGCCAATCTACTTCCTTGCGAACGCAGACCTGGGAGGATCGAGCATCCCGGTCGGAGACTACGGGCAAATATTCCTAGGAAACGTGTCCAATGCCCGGGTCACAGGGCAGAGCATTTCCAATATCAAGGTCGCCATGGTGCTTGGCTACTGTAATGCCATCCAGGTGGACGCGAACGACATCCACGACTGCTATTACGGCATTTTCATCAAGGGCACGAGCAATAGCCAGATCCATGACAACACCTTCATGCACAATTCTTACTCCGTCTATGCATACTCCTCCAATAGTAATACCATCCAAGGAAACCAGTTCACCGGCGACTACAGCGATGGCATATACCTCAGCTACTCCCAGACGAACCAGGTGTTGGGCAACACCTTCACGGACTGCTATTATGGAGTGGAAATCTACTCGTGTGGGGGAAACGTCCTCAGCTCCAACGCCTTCGTCAAGTGCTCTTTAATGATGAAAGGCACCAAGGACCAGATGTCCTCTACCTCAGTGGAGACAAGCAACACGGTAAACGGTGGAAGCCTCCTCTATGTGAAGAACGCCGATCTCAATAACGCCACGATATCCACCACTGGCATAGGGCAGCTCATCCTATGCAACGTGCGCAATGCGCGAGTCACCGGCCTATCGTTGGCGAACAATTCTGTGGCGGTATTGATGGTGTACTCCTCAGGAATCACCTTGGACCATTCGAGCTTCTCCAACAACAAGTACTCCGTCTACACCTACTTCAGTGATCACTGCACGATAGCGAATTCCAGATCATCTAGCAGCCCATACGGATTCTATCTGTATGAGTCGGACTACAACCTTATCACTGGCTGCAACGTGACGGCTGCGAACAATTACGGAATTTGGATGCAATACGCGGACGGGAACGTGGTCACGAATTGCAGCACGGATACCAGCTACTACTCCATAGGTCAGCAATACTCTTTGGGCAACACCATCACGAACAATATGATCGCCCATGGCTCCTACCAGCTATATGCCTACAATTGCAGGTATGGAAGCATACGAGATAACACCTGTGAGCGGGGGTATTGTGCCATGTACGTATATGGAACCTGCTACGATCTGACAGTGACCGGGAACCGGTTGTTCAACTCCTCGTGGTACGGGATCTATACCTCCGGGTGCAATGGCAACTTCTTCTTCGGCAACAAGCTCGTAGGCAACAGAGGTGCCGGCCAGGTCTACTCCTCCAGTCATGTGCAGGCCTACGACAGCGCGGACGGCCTGAACTTCTGGGACAACATCGCGGGCGTCGGCAACTACTGGGGTGATTGGACCTATCCCGACGCGAACCACGATGGCATAGTGGATTATCCGTACGTTCTCACTGGAAGTGTCAAGAACAAGGACCGCTACCCGGTAAGTGACACCACTCCTCCCGAGCTGACGATCACCACCCCGACAGAAGGGCAGAGCGTGATGACCAGCGATATCGATGCCACCTGGAGCGGATCGGATAAACAATCGGGCATCTCGCACTACGAGGCGCAGGTCGACGATGGATCGTGGGTGAACCTTTCCGAGCAGACACACTATGCCCTAAGCCTCAGCGGAGGGCAGCATACTCTCGGCGTGAGGGCGTACGATCGAGCTTTGAACGTGAGGGAGAACCATGTAACGTTCGTCATCGTGAGCGTCCCGGATGCGCCGACGAACACGATCGCGGTCGCCGGAGCATCGCAGGTAGTGGTCTCCTGGCATCCCGGTTATGATGGTGGCTCTGCCATCATAGAGTACCGCATACTCCGCTCGCTGGTCTCGGGCGACTACTCTGCGGCGGTGACGGCGGCCGTGGCACCAACGGCCACCACCTACGCGGATAGCGGCGTAACGGCCGGCACGACCTATTACTACGTCGTCAAGGCCAGGAACGCCAAGGGAGATAGCCTGGCATCGAACGAAGCCATAGTGGTCTTCGGCTCCGGTACTTTGCCTCCAGACTCGCCCACGTTGAGCCTATCCGCATCACCCGTAGGCGCAGACTATGTCTGCCTTTCGTGGATCGCGCCGGGCAACACTGGCTCATCGCCCATAACCGCCTACAAGGTATATCGTGGCACGCAGCCAGGTGGCACTTCCAGCTTGATTGCGACCATCACGGGAGCGGAAACGACCTACTATCTGGACTCAGGGCTTGCCGTGGGCATCTACTACTATCGGGTCAGCGCGGTCAACACCATCGAAGGGCCGAGATCCAATGAAGTGGTGGCGACCGCCGGTGCGGTCACAGGAGCGCCTGAAAAGGTGACCTCGATCAGCACCAGCGGTCACGACAACCGCATCGACCTGAGCTGGAGCGCTCCGTCACAGGGAGCATCTGCCATCACTCAGTACCGCGTCTACCGCAGCACCGTGCCGGGGAACCTGGTGCTCATCGGCCTCCCCACCGGCACATCCTACACCGATGGCACGGTGACCAAGGGTCAGACCTACTACTACTGGATAGTGGCTGTGAATGCTCAAGGCCAGGGCCCGCTCTCTGGCCAGACGAAGGTCACGGCAACGGAGCCGCCGGCGAGCGACATGCTGCTGCCCATAATGCTCATCATCGTGGTAATCGCGGTGGTGGTGGTCTTCCTGTTGCTGATGAAGAGGAGGGGCAAGACCACTCCAATCCCCCCGAACCAACGAGGTCGAGCACGTGCAACAGGCCGTTTGTCAGGGGGAGAACGTGACCAAGAGCTGGAAAGGGATAAGGGGTTCACTCAGCCAGCGAGCCCGCCGCCACCGGGGACCCCGCCACCACCAACACCAGAGCCCAGGCCGGTGCCCACGCCCACAGTCCTCTGCCCCATCTGCGGCAGATCCTCCTTTTTCGTGCAGGGCATGGAGTTCTGTCCCGAGTGCGGGGCCAATCTGTTCAAATGA
- a CDS encoding phenylalanine--tRNA ligase subunit alpha, translating into MNASEIREGLSYQERKVLLMLQKLGSGVSPEQVFEAGGFSHQAEVMNGASWLQSKGLILIKESPQKWFSLRNRDIILKGLPERRALMAIEKNGGSLNMGELESTVGKADVPVAIGWLRRKNLVKMEKGAETIITLTEQGKAALQAEMEDEKVLKAMAQKDLSENEVAAEMVAQLKGRQDLIAEKLLVSRKLEPTDLGREVLAMGIELKEEVAQLTPELLQSSKWKDASFRKYDINTFAPVESSVKKHPLTRIADEVRKIFLQMGFTEIDDEYVQPAFWNMDVLFTPQDHPARDLQDTFYLKNPAQIELDDEPLVQVVKAIHENGGSSGSLGWRYPWSREEAQKALLRTHTTVNTIRYLAKHPDPPVKVFSLSRVFRKEAIDSTHLPEFVQIEGILMEEHASFDMLVGVLKEFYSKMGFDQIRVRPGYFPYTEPSLEVEVFFNGNWMELGGAGIFRPEVTAPYGIKYPVLAWGQGFERLAMLRWNLKDIRELYATDMDILRQSRIF; encoded by the coding sequence ATGAACGCCTCGGAGATCCGAGAAGGACTGAGCTATCAAGAGCGGAAGGTGCTCCTCATGCTGCAAAAACTGGGGAGCGGCGTGAGTCCGGAGCAGGTCTTCGAGGCGGGCGGTTTCTCGCATCAAGCTGAGGTCATGAACGGCGCTTCATGGCTGCAGTCCAAAGGGCTCATCCTCATCAAGGAGAGCCCGCAGAAATGGTTCTCGCTGCGCAACAGAGATATCATATTGAAGGGCCTGCCGGAGAGGAGGGCGCTGATGGCTATCGAGAAGAACGGCGGTTCGTTGAATATGGGGGAGCTGGAATCCACCGTCGGCAAGGCGGATGTCCCGGTGGCCATTGGCTGGCTGCGTAGGAAGAACCTGGTGAAGATGGAGAAAGGCGCGGAGACGATCATCACCCTCACGGAACAAGGAAAGGCGGCGTTGCAAGCGGAAATGGAGGACGAGAAGGTCCTGAAGGCGATGGCGCAAAAGGACCTGAGCGAGAACGAGGTTGCCGCCGAAATGGTCGCTCAGCTCAAGGGACGCCAGGACCTGATTGCGGAGAAGCTCTTGGTCTCTCGCAAATTGGAGCCGACCGACCTCGGACGCGAGGTGCTCGCAATGGGCATCGAACTCAAAGAGGAAGTGGCGCAGCTCACTCCTGAACTACTCCAATCGAGCAAATGGAAGGACGCATCCTTCCGGAAGTATGACATCAACACGTTCGCTCCCGTCGAGTCCTCGGTCAAAAAGCATCCCCTGACCAGGATCGCGGACGAAGTGCGCAAGATCTTCCTCCAGATGGGGTTCACGGAGATTGACGATGAGTATGTGCAGCCAGCGTTCTGGAACATGGACGTCCTGTTCACGCCCCAGGACCATCCAGCTCGTGATCTGCAGGACACCTTCTACTTGAAGAACCCGGCCCAGATCGAGCTGGATGACGAGCCGCTGGTCCAGGTGGTAAAGGCCATCCACGAGAACGGAGGGAGTTCCGGGTCGCTGGGATGGAGATATCCCTGGAGCCGGGAGGAAGCGCAGAAAGCTCTCTTGCGCACGCACACCACCGTGAACACCATCCGCTATCTGGCCAAGCATCCCGATCCTCCGGTGAAGGTATTCTCATTGAGTCGGGTGTTCAGGAAGGAGGCCATCGATTCCACCCACCTTCCAGAGTTCGTGCAGATCGAAGGCATCCTCATGGAGGAGCACGCCAGCTTCGATATGCTGGTAGGCGTGCTCAAGGAGTTCTACAGCAAGATGGGCTTCGATCAGATACGGGTGCGTCCGGGCTACTTCCCCTATACTGAACCTTCGCTGGAGGTAGAGGTGTTCTTCAACGGCAACTGGATGGAGCTGGGGGGAGCGGGCATCTTCCGACCTGAGGTCACCGCTCCTTACGGCATCAAGTACCCGGTGCTGGCATGGGGGCAGGGCTTCGAGAGGCTGGCCATGCTGCGCTGGAACCTCAAGGACATACGCGAGCTATACGCCACCGACATGGACATCCTCAGGCAGAGCCGCATCTTCTGA